The Armatimonadota bacterium genome includes a region encoding these proteins:
- the rpoB gene encoding DNA-directed RNA polymerase subunit beta gives MLLQPVEARKRYVEIVEPPNLIEIQLDSYEWLLKDGLRELLDNFSPITDLTQNLSLSFHDYYLGEPKYGVPECRERDATYEAPLKVVVRLLNRSTGEIKETEVFLGELPLMTENGTFIINGTERAVVSQLARSPGAYFKDAIDFSGRILYAAQVIPAEGSWLEFDTDANEVVVVRVGQAHKFPATTLLRALNGINMGAESAELKVSTDVDLMQVFGEPEILSEPSAEELTGRRPWEDLVDTRTGEVVAEAGVRVDRDGARAVAGLRRKTYKVARLSPLIDNTMERDPTHDEDSALLDIYRRERPGDPVTPEIARARLQALFADPRRYDLARVGRYKLNRKLGVGLPEDIRTLTKEDLVAILRYMVRLSEGDETASVDEIDHLVNKRVRCVGELLRDQFRLGFLRMERIARERMTSLDPEQITPQAVISTKPISAAIKSFFGSSALSQFMDQTNPLAELTHKRRLSALGPGGLSRQSAKLEVRDVHYSHYGRICPIETPEGPNIGLIGALAIYARLNPYGFIETPYRRVKGGVVTDDIVYLTADEEDHYRIAPATVPMKNGRIVGEALNVRYRNSFPQVRPQDIDLVDLSPKQIVSVAACLIPFLENNDANRALMGANMQRQAVPLLRSEAPLVMTGVEERAARDSGCVVLGKHAGKVASASATGVRVQRPDGEIDHYPLLNFMRSNAATCIHQKPVVNVGDFVADGQVLADGPCTDHGYLALGRNIACAFMSWEGYNYEDAIVVSDRMVRDDVFTSIHIEKYEVEARETKVGPEEITRDIPNVGEEVLRDLDEDGVIRIGAQVRAEDILVGKVAPKGQEELTSEEKLVRAIFGEKAAEMRDTSLRVPHGESGTVVDVKRFSRLKFRCAKCGAEQQFSKEQHRHYCERCGGELQREPGDELLPGVNQMVHVYVAQKRKLMEGDKMAGRHGNKGVIAKIMPAAEMPFLPDGTPVDIILNPLGVPSRMNIGQIMETHLGYAAKEQGVHYENPVFQGAPEAEIIAYLQQVADDLRRRELREYITSDLGVGNGWDDDAPAPGTSRVFIDQSLEKLRDHLAGDEQEMERLAQRLALTDAEWGAQRGARERAQLLADTIRRRVDDNIGFDPGTGKYWLYDGRSGERFNQPITVGYAYMMKLVHLVDDKIHARSTGPYSLVTQQPLGGKAQFGGQRFGEMEVWALEAYGAAHTLQEILTIKSDDVMGRVKTYESIVKGESIMEPGIPESFKILIKELQSLGLQVSVESEDARAVELEEAEEKVA, from the coding sequence ATGCTTTTGCAGCCGGTCGAGGCACGCAAGCGCTACGTCGAGATCGTCGAGCCCCCCAACCTAATCGAAATCCAACTTGATTCCTACGAGTGGCTGCTCAAGGACGGCCTGCGGGAGCTGCTCGACAACTTCTCGCCCATCACCGATCTCACGCAGAATCTGTCCCTGTCCTTTCACGACTACTACCTGGGCGAGCCCAAGTACGGCGTCCCCGAGTGCCGCGAGCGCGACGCCACCTATGAAGCGCCGCTGAAGGTGGTGGTGCGGCTGCTCAACCGCAGCACGGGTGAGATCAAGGAGACGGAGGTTTTCCTCGGCGAGCTGCCGCTGATGACGGAGAACGGCACGTTCATCATCAACGGCACCGAGCGCGCCGTGGTGAGCCAGCTCGCGCGTTCCCCCGGTGCGTACTTCAAGGATGCCATCGACTTCTCCGGCCGCATCCTTTACGCCGCGCAAGTCATTCCCGCCGAGGGGTCGTGGCTGGAATTCGACACTGACGCGAACGAAGTGGTGGTGGTGCGCGTCGGCCAGGCGCACAAGTTCCCCGCGACCACGCTGCTGCGGGCGCTCAACGGCATCAACATGGGCGCGGAGAGCGCCGAGCTCAAGGTCTCGACCGACGTTGACCTGATGCAGGTGTTCGGAGAGCCGGAGATCCTCAGCGAGCCAAGCGCCGAGGAGCTGACTGGGCGGCGGCCCTGGGAGGACTTGGTTGACACCCGCACGGGCGAGGTGGTAGCCGAGGCGGGAGTGCGGGTGGACCGCGACGGCGCGCGCGCGGTTGCCGGCTTGCGGCGCAAGACCTACAAGGTCGCGCGCCTGAGCCCGCTGATCGACAACACGATGGAGCGCGATCCGACCCATGACGAGGACTCCGCGCTGCTGGACATCTACCGCCGCGAGCGACCCGGCGACCCGGTCACGCCCGAGATCGCGCGCGCTCGGCTGCAGGCCCTGTTCGCCGATCCGCGGCGCTACGACCTGGCCCGCGTCGGCCGCTACAAGCTCAACCGCAAGCTCGGGGTCGGCCTGCCGGAGGACATCCGCACCCTGACCAAGGAGGACCTCGTCGCTATCCTACGCTACATGGTGCGGCTGAGCGAGGGCGACGAGACGGCGTCGGTGGACGAGATTGACCATCTGGTCAACAAGCGCGTGCGCTGCGTTGGGGAGCTGCTGCGCGACCAGTTCAGGCTCGGGTTCTTGCGCATGGAGCGCATCGCCCGCGAGCGCATGACGAGCCTCGACCCGGAGCAGATAACGCCCCAGGCGGTGATCAGCACCAAGCCCATCTCCGCCGCTATCAAGAGTTTCTTCGGCTCCAGCGCCTTGTCGCAGTTCATGGACCAGACCAACCCGCTGGCGGAGCTGACCCACAAGCGCCGCCTGAGCGCCCTGGGGCCGGGGGGCCTGAGCCGCCAGAGCGCAAAGCTGGAGGTGCGTGACGTCCACTACTCCCACTACGGGCGCATCTGCCCCATCGAGACCCCGGAGGGCCCCAACATCGGTCTCATCGGCGCGCTCGCCATCTACGCCCGGCTCAATCCCTACGGGTTCATCGAGACCCCCTATCGGCGCGTCAAGGGCGGGGTGGTGACCGACGACATCGTCTACCTCACCGCCGACGAGGAGGACCACTACCGCATCGCGCCGGCGACGGTACCGATGAAGAACGGGCGCATCGTCGGCGAGGCGCTGAACGTGCGCTATCGCAACTCCTTCCCGCAAGTGCGGCCGCAGGACATCGACCTGGTGGATCTGTCACCCAAACAGATCGTGAGCGTCGCGGCATGCCTCATCCCCTTCCTGGAGAACAACGACGCCAACCGCGCGCTGATGGGCGCCAACATGCAGCGCCAAGCGGTGCCGCTGCTACGCTCGGAGGCGCCGCTGGTGATGACGGGGGTGGAGGAGCGCGCGGCGCGCGACTCGGGGTGCGTGGTGCTGGGCAAGCACGCAGGCAAGGTGGCGTCGGCGAGCGCGACCGGGGTGCGGGTGCAGCGCCCCGACGGGGAGATCGACCATTACCCCCTGCTCAACTTCATGCGCTCCAATGCCGCCACCTGCATCCACCAGAAGCCGGTGGTGAATGTCGGCGATTTCGTCGCCGATGGGCAGGTGTTGGCCGACGGTCCCTGCACCGACCACGGCTATCTGGCGCTGGGGCGCAACATCGCCTGCGCCTTCATGTCGTGGGAGGGCTACAACTACGAGGACGCGATCGTGGTCAGCGACCGGATGGTGCGCGACGACGTCTTCACCTCCATCCATATCGAGAAGTACGAGGTGGAGGCGCGCGAGACCAAGGTGGGGCCGGAGGAGATTACGCGCGACATCCCCAACGTCGGCGAGGAGGTGCTGCGCGACCTCGACGAGGACGGGGTGATCCGCATCGGGGCGCAGGTGCGAGCAGAGGACATCCTGGTGGGGAAGGTGGCGCCCAAGGGTCAGGAAGAGCTGACGAGCGAGGAGAAGCTGGTGCGCGCCATCTTCGGCGAGAAGGCGGCGGAGATGCGCGACACCTCGCTGCGGGTGCCGCACGGCGAGTCGGGCACGGTGGTGGACGTCAAGCGCTTTAGCCGGCTGAAGTTCCGCTGCGCCAAGTGCGGCGCGGAACAGCAGTTCTCCAAGGAGCAACACCGCCACTACTGCGAACGCTGCGGCGGCGAGCTGCAGCGCGAGCCGGGCGACGAGCTGCTGCCCGGCGTCAACCAGATGGTGCACGTTTACGTCGCCCAGAAGCGCAAGCTCATGGAGGGCGACAAGATGGCGGGGCGCCATGGCAACAAGGGCGTCATCGCCAAGATCATGCCCGCGGCGGAAATGCCGTTCCTGCCCGACGGCACCCCGGTGGACATCATCCTCAACCCGCTGGGCGTGCCCTCGCGTATGAACATCGGCCAGATCATGGAGACGCACCTGGGCTATGCCGCCAAGGAGCAGGGCGTGCACTACGAGAACCCGGTGTTCCAGGGCGCGCCGGAGGCCGAAATCATCGCCTATCTGCAGCAGGTGGCGGATGATCTCCGTCGGCGCGAACTGCGCGAATACATCACCTCCGACCTCGGGGTCGGCAACGGCTGGGACGACGACGCTCCGGCGCCGGGCACGAGCCGCGTCTTCATCGACCAGTCGCTGGAAAAGCTGCGCGACCATCTCGCCGGCGACGAGCAGGAGATGGAGCGCCTGGCGCAGCGCCTGGCGCTCACCGATGCCGAGTGGGGCGCGCAGCGCGGCGCCCGCGAGCGAGCGCAGCTGCTCGCCGACACCATCCGCCGCCGGGTTGACGACAACATCGGGTTCGATCCCGGCACCGGCAAGTACTGGCTTTACGACGGGCGCAGCGGTGAGCGGTTCAACCAGCCCATCACCGTCGGTTACGCCTACATGATGAAGCTCGTGCACCTGGTGGATGATAAGATCCACGCCCGCTCCACCGGTCCCTACTCGCTGGTCACCCAGCAACCGCTGGGGGGCAAGGCGCAGTTCGGCGGCCAGCGCTTCGGCGAGATGGAGGTGTGGGCGCTGGAGGCCTACGGCGCCGCGCACACGCTGCAGGAGATCCTGACCATCAAGTCCGACGACGTCATGGGCCGGGTCAAGACCTACGAGTCCATCGTCAAGGGCGAGAGCATCATGGAGCCGGGGATCCCCGAGTCCTTCAAGATCCTGATCAAGGAGCTGCAAAGCCTGGGGCTGCAGGTGTCGGTTGAGAGCGAGGACGCGCGCGCGGTGGAATTGGAGGAGGCGGAGGAAAAAGTCGCGTGA